In Tolypothrix sp. NIES-4075, the following proteins share a genomic window:
- a CDS encoding type I polyketide synthase has protein sequence MDNWETQDGLEPIAIIGMAGRFPGAKNVNEFWQNLRDGVESISFFTDEELEASSIDPALLNDQNYVKANALLSDVEMFDASFFGFTPKEAEVMDPQHRLFLECAWEVLENAGYNSQTYNGQIGVYAGAGLNTYLLHNLVSNRDQIESVGTYQIFISNDKDFVPTRVSYKLNLKGPSVNVSTACSTSLVAVQMGCQSLLNYQCDMVIAGGVSICLTEKAGYLYQEGMIFSPDGHCRAFDAQAQGTVGGNGVGIVLLKRLSDAVADGDCIHAIIKGSAINNDGSSKVGYTAPSVEGQSAVISEAQAIAGIEAETITYIEAHGTGTVLGDPIEIAALTQAFRGTTQKKGFCAIGSVKTNVGHLDAAAGVTGLIKTVLALKHKLLPPTLHFEKPNPKIDFANSPFYVNTTLREWKTDETKRRAGVSSFGIGGTNAHVILEEAPIIESSGKSRPWQLLVLSAKTDSALDTATANLAKHLKQHPEINLADVAYTQSIGRQGFDHRRMLVCQDINEVAIALNPLDPKQVFTSFIETKARPVVFMFSGQGAQYVNMGRELYESEPIFREQVDYCSQLLKPHIGMDLRTVLYPNEEQTQQAAQHLLQTAITQPALFVIEYALAQLWIAWGVHPEAMIGHSIGEYVAATVAGVFSLDDALALVAKRGKLMQQLPQGGMLSVQLPKQEVKPLLTRELSLAASNAPSYCVVSGSLSAVEQLQQQLQEKGVACRQLHTSHAFHSQMMEPIIQPFTQLLQLVKLNPPQIPFVSNVSGTWITATEATDPNYWARHLRQPVHFNEGIAQLVQTHERILLEIGPGRTLSTFALQHQTEKLAVLTSMRHPQEQQSDVAFLLNTLGRLWLLGVEIDWSSFYTHEQRHRIPLPTYPFERQPYWIKPNPSSEATVSQEPLHKKPNIADWFYVPRWKESTPPELFQNGELAGQKLCWLVFVDAYGIGEEIAKRLEQQGQDAIAVTMGQQFTKLNDRTYAINPQQPDDYNALFQALQKQDLNPNAIAHFWSVTPNDTLLNNKLDELTKSPHQFFEDFQNLGFRSLLFLAQAVGEENITDPIKVMVVTNNIYDVTGEERLCPEKATVLGPCKVIPQEYPNLTCCCIDVAIPDSETPTQQLIDNLLTEFTVQTSENIVAYRGHHRWVQTFEKIHLDDNIAGKTRLKQGGVYLITGGLGGIGLVLAEYLAKTVQAKLILIGRKELPERSQWSEWLATHDSQDAVSRKLQKVLALEELGAQVQLQSADVANPEQMQAVIAQALKQFGQINGVIHAAGIAGGGVVQLKTSDTATSVLTPKVNGTLVLEEALKNINLDFFVLCSSISSILGDFGQVDYCAANAFLDAYAQRHATTGQFTVSINWDAWQEVGMAVETAVPDQIKQGREESLKKGILSQEGVEAFGRILRIKQPQIVVSTKDLQSLIEQNNSFQLRGKELALLSEKLATANLDKPTYPRPNLGNNYVAARNEVEQIVAEIWQQVLGIEKVGIHDNFFDLGGNSLISIQVISQMQKELNIQIPLVSLYKSPTVSSLAEILSGDENQDILGESSFDRGQKRREKKKQRQRISK, from the coding sequence ATGGATAACTGGGAAACACAAGATGGTTTGGAACCTATAGCTATAATTGGCATGGCTGGTCGTTTTCCGGGAGCCAAAAATGTTAATGAGTTTTGGCAAAATCTACGCGACGGTGTGGAGTCCATTTCATTTTTCACTGATGAGGAATTAGAAGCTTCAAGCATAGACCCAGCTTTACTGAATGACCAAAACTATGTCAAAGCAAATGCTTTGTTGTCAGACGTAGAGATGTTTGATGCGTCATTCTTCGGCTTTACACCTAAGGAAGCTGAAGTTATGGACCCCCAACACCGCCTATTTTTGGAGTGTGCTTGGGAGGTTCTTGAAAATGCTGGTTACAACTCCCAAACATACAATGGTCAAATTGGGGTTTACGCTGGTGCAGGTTTGAATACCTACTTGCTCCATAACTTAGTCTCAAACCGCGACCAAATCGAATCGGTGGGCACCTATCAAATTTTTATTAGCAATGATAAAGACTTTGTGCCTACGCGAGTCTCTTACAAGCTGAACCTCAAAGGACCGAGTGTTAACGTTAGCACTGCCTGCTCTACGTCATTAGTGGCTGTTCAAATGGGATGCCAAAGCTTGCTGAATTACCAGTGTGACATGGTAATAGCTGGTGGTGTTTCAATCTGCCTTACAGAAAAGGCAGGTTATTTGTATCAAGAAGGCATGATTTTTTCTCCCGATGGACACTGCCGAGCTTTTGATGCCCAAGCTCAGGGAACTGTTGGCGGCAACGGTGTAGGAATTGTCCTTCTGAAACGCCTATCGGATGCCGTTGCTGATGGAGACTGCATCCATGCAATCATAAAAGGTTCAGCTATCAATAACGACGGTTCGTCAAAAGTTGGTTATACTGCTCCTAGTGTGGAAGGTCAATCAGCAGTGATTTCAGAGGCTCAGGCGATCGCTGGCATTGAGGCTGAAACAATCACTTATATAGAAGCCCACGGAACCGGAACAGTTCTGGGAGACCCGATTGAAATCGCCGCGCTGACACAAGCTTTTCGTGGTACAACCCAAAAGAAGGGTTTCTGTGCGATCGGTTCGGTGAAAACAAATGTTGGACATTTAGATGCTGCTGCTGGTGTAACGGGTCTGATCAAAACAGTCCTAGCGCTTAAACACAAGTTGCTGCCACCGACGCTACACTTTGAAAAGCCCAATCCCAAGATTGATTTTGCCAATAGTCCCTTTTACGTCAACACGACTCTGCGCGAATGGAAAACCGACGAAACTAAGCGCAGAGCTGGGGTCAGTTCTTTTGGCATCGGCGGCACTAATGCCCATGTCATCTTAGAAGAAGCCCCTATTATTGAGTCTTCTGGAAAATCTAGACCTTGGCAGTTGCTGGTTCTCTCAGCCAAAACCGACTCTGCACTTGATACTGCAACTGCAAATCTAGCCAAACACTTAAAACAGCATCCTGAAATTAACCTCGCTGATGTTGCTTACACGCAAAGCATCGGTCGCCAGGGTTTCGACCATCGACGGATGCTGGTTTGCCAAGATATTAACGAGGTAGCGATCGCACTTAATCCCCTAGATCCAAAACAAGTTTTTACAAGCTTCATAGAAACCAAAGCTCGACCTGTAGTGTTTATGTTTTCCGGGCAGGGAGCGCAGTACGTTAATATGGGCAGGGAACTCTACGAAAGTGAGCCTATTTTTAGAGAGCAAGTGGATTACTGTAGTCAATTGCTCAAACCTCACATCGGAATGGATTTGCGTACTGTACTTTATCCCAATGAAGAACAAACTCAACAAGCCGCACAGCATCTGCTACAAACTGCTATTACCCAGCCAGCGCTGTTTGTAATTGAGTACGCTCTTGCTCAGTTGTGGATCGCATGGGGTGTGCATCCGGAAGCGATGATTGGTCACAGCATTGGAGAGTACGTAGCTGCTACGGTGGCTGGAGTTTTCTCGCTTGACGATGCTTTAGCACTAGTAGCGAAGCGAGGAAAACTGATGCAGCAGTTACCTCAAGGGGGAATGCTCTCAGTTCAACTTCCCAAACAAGAGGTGAAACCTTTGCTGACAAGGGAACTGTCTTTAGCAGCAAGCAATGCACCTTCCTACTGTGTGGTGTCAGGTTCCTTGTCAGCTGTAGAACAATTGCAACAGCAGCTACAAGAAAAAGGTGTAGCATGTCGGCAACTGCATACGAGTCATGCTTTTCATTCTCAAATGATGGAACCCATCATTCAGCCATTCACCCAGTTGTTACAACTCGTCAAACTCAATCCCCCCCAAATTCCGTTTGTGTCCAATGTCAGTGGAACTTGGATTACCGCAACAGAAGCAACAGACCCCAACTATTGGGCAAGGCATTTACGACAGCCAGTACATTTTAATGAAGGAATCGCTCAGTTAGTTCAAACACATGAGCGCATTTTACTGGAAATTGGACCTGGGCGGACATTAAGTACTTTTGCTCTTCAGCATCAAACAGAAAAATTGGCGGTACTGACCTCAATGCGTCATCCACAGGAGCAACAGTCAGATGTAGCATTTTTACTTAACACTTTGGGTCGGCTCTGGTTATTGGGGGTTGAAATCGATTGGTCTAGTTTTTACACCCATGAACAACGCCATCGCATCCCCCTACCGACATATCCTTTTGAACGCCAGCCTTACTGGATTAAGCCAAATCCCTCATCTGAAGCTACAGTATCACAAGAACCATTACACAAGAAGCCAAATATTGCCGACTGGTTCTATGTTCCTCGTTGGAAAGAATCCACACCACCTGAGCTTTTTCAAAACGGAGAACTGGCAGGGCAAAAGTTATGCTGGTTGGTTTTTGTAGATGCCTATGGAATCGGAGAGGAAATCGCAAAACGACTTGAACAACAGGGTCAGGATGCGATCGCCGTGACGATGGGACAGCAATTTACCAAACTCAATGACCGTACATACGCCATTAATCCTCAACAACCAGATGACTATAATGCCTTGTTCCAAGCACTTCAAAAGCAGGATTTGAACCCAAACGCGATCGCCCACTTTTGGAGCGTCACACCCAATGATACACTGCTCAACAACAAGCTAGATGAACTGACGAAATCACCGCATCAATTTTTTGAAGATTTTCAAAATCTCGGCTTTAGGAGTCTGCTTTTCCTCGCACAAGCGGTGGGAGAAGAGAATATTACTGACCCCATTAAGGTGATGGTCGTCACCAACAATATATATGATGTCACTGGCGAGGAGAGGTTGTGTCCTGAGAAAGCAACGGTGTTAGGACCGTGCAAAGTGATTCCACAAGAATACCCCAACTTAACCTGCTGTTGCATTGATGTTGCGATTCCTGATTCGGAAACACCAACACAACAACTGATAGATAACCTTTTAACGGAATTTACAGTACAGACGAGTGAAAACATAGTTGCCTACCGTGGGCATCACCGCTGGGTTCAAACCTTTGAGAAAATCCATTTAGACGATAATATTGCAGGTAAAACCAGATTAAAGCAAGGAGGAGTTTACTTAATCACTGGTGGACTTGGTGGAATTGGGTTAGTATTAGCTGAATATTTGGCTAAAACAGTACAAGCTAAGTTAATCCTGATCGGACGAAAGGAGCTACCCGAGCGATCGCAATGGTCCGAATGGCTAGCAACTCATGATAGCCAGGATGCTGTAAGCCGCAAACTCCAGAAAGTGTTGGCTCTTGAGGAATTGGGGGCACAGGTTCAACTCCAAAGTGCCGATGTCGCTAATCCCGAACAAATGCAGGCAGTAATTGCTCAGGCATTAAAACAATTTGGTCAGATTAATGGTGTCATCCACGCAGCGGGTATTGCCGGTGGCGGCGTGGTTCAACTTAAGACATCGGATACAGCCACCAGTGTGCTAACACCGAAAGTTAATGGTACACTAGTATTAGAAGAGGCTTTAAAGAATATCAATCTAGATTTCTTTGTGCTTTGTTCATCCATAAGTTCCATCCTTGGTGATTTTGGACAGGTAGATTATTGTGCGGCAAATGCCTTTTTAGATGCGTACGCCCAGCGTCATGCTACCACTGGTCAATTTACAGTATCAATTAACTGGGATGCTTGGCAAGAAGTAGGGATGGCAGTGGAAACCGCAGTGCCAGATCAGATCAAGCAGGGGCGTGAAGAAAGTCTTAAAAAAGGAATATTATCTCAAGAGGGTGTCGAAGCGTTTGGTCGCATTTTGCGAATTAAACAACCTCAGATTGTTGTGTCAACAAAAGACCTGCAATCGTTAATTGAACAGAACAATTCTTTCCAATTGCGAGGAAAAGAATTAGCACTTTTGTCAGAGAAATTAGCGACGGCAAATCTTGACAAACCAACCTATCCCCGCCCCAATTTAGGGAATAATTACGTTGCAGCTCGCAATGAGGTTGAGCAAATAGTTGCCGAAATCTGGCAACAAGTCCTCGGAATTGAGAAAGTAGGTATTCATGACAACTTTTTTGATTTGGGAGGTAATTCTCTGATAAGTATCCAGGTTATTTCCCAGATGCAGAAAGAATTGAATATTCAAATTCCTTTAGTCAGTCTTTATAAAAGTCCTACCGTCAGCTCCCTTGCTGAAATTTTAAGCGGTGATGAAAATCAAGATATTCTTGGTGAGTCCAGTTTTGATCGAGGGCAAAAACGAAGAGAGAAGAAAAAGCAACGCCAGCGGATTTCAAAATAA
- a CDS encoding type I polyketide synthase, with protein MKNSEKLEDAIDDLDIAIIGMVGRFPGAKNIEEFWQNLQNGVESISFLSEEELETSGIDQAKLNDPNYVKAKPLLKDIELLDASFFSFSPKEAEIIDPQHRLFLECAWEALEVAGYGGSAQGSIGVYAGSSMSSYMLNLYSNPDFTGLEEMISLGNDKDSLATRVSYKLNLKGPSINIQTYCSTSLVAVHLACQSLLNSECDMALAGGVSIQVPQKAGYYHRQEGILSPDGHCRAFDAKAQGTIFGNGLGIVVLKRLEDAIADGDFVHAVIKGSAINNDGSLKVSYTAPSVDGQANVILEALSAAGVEPDTVTYIETHGTGTSIGDPIEVTALTQAFRARTQKKGFCAIGSVKSNIGHLDRAAGISSLIKTVLALKHKQIPPSLHFEQPNPQIDFDNSPFYVNSTLSEWKANGTPCRAGVSSFGFGGTNAHVVLEEAPAVEPSGPSRPWQLLLLSAKTDTALESATTNLAAYLEQHPDINLADVAHTLQVGRRGFDHRRMLVCQDINEVAIALNSLDAKQVFTSFIEPKARPVAFMFSGQGAQYVNMAQELYQTEPTFRKQVDICSELLKPHLGLDLRHVLYPSEERAEEAAQQIKQTAIAQPALFVIEYALAKLWMEWGVRPQAMIGHSIGEYVAACLANVFSLEDALTLVAARGQLMQQLPSGTMLSVPLPFEKVQTLLGNELSLAAINGPSFCVVSGIAEAVEALENHLAEQGVECRRLHTSHAFHSKMMDPILGSFTEQVKKVKLKPPQISYTSNVTGTWITAAQATDPNYWANHLRSTVRFGEGVQQLLKEPEQILLEVGPGQTLSTLVRQHPDKRNQQVVLSSLRHPQDRQSDVAFLLTTLGKLWLSGVQVNWSGFYHHEQRHRLPLPTYPFERQRYWIEPQKQASAVKSNVEMLSSTSVPHKKPDIADWFYIPSWKRSQLVAPKLGETPVRSNTLVFIDECGLGVQLVKKLEFEGHDVITVKVGSEFTKLSDRLYTLNPRQSNDYHALLNELRALGKIPQKIVHLWSVTPNSEAESGLQSVDTAQDLGFYSLLFLAQALGKQTVNDKLQIAVISNNMQEVTGVEVLCPEKATILGPVRVIAQEYPNINCCSIDVVIPSTESWHEEKLTLQLLTELTTTTSDRVIAYRGLHRWVQTFEPVRLDKSSAATSQLREGGVYLITGGLGGIGLVLAEHFAKTAQAKLILIGRSALPTREEWEQWLASHDDQDSVSRKIRKIEELEVLGAEVLVVSADTSNQQQMQQAIALAKDRFGQINGVVHAAGVPGGGVIQGKTPVDAEKILAPKVKGTLILDSILKDIQLDFFILTSSTTSILGGFGQVDYASANAFLDAFAHYKNSKPGTFTVCTNWDNWQEVGMAVNTALPLELQKLRSEILQQGILPDEGVDALSRILESKLPQVAVSTRDLGIRGEWENASKTLSFLEPLDKTIPSKPAHPRPELSNAYVAPRNEMEQTIANIWQQLLGIEQVGIHDNFFELGGHSLLGTLVISRVRETFQVELPVHSLFEESSVAGLAKHIERIRSIAQQIRALPVEMVNNREEIEL; from the coding sequence ATGAAAAACTCAGAAAAATTGGAAGACGCGATCGATGATTTAGACATAGCCATTATTGGTATGGTTGGTCGGTTTCCTGGAGCAAAAAATATTGAAGAATTTTGGCAGAATCTGCAAAACGGTGTAGAGTCAATTTCCTTTTTAAGTGAAGAGGAACTGGAAACTTCAGGTATAGACCAGGCAAAGCTAAATGACCCTAACTATGTAAAAGCAAAACCCCTACTCAAAGATATAGAGTTGTTAGACGCTTCGTTCTTCAGCTTTTCTCCAAAAGAAGCCGAAATTATAGATCCACAACATCGCCTTTTCTTAGAGTGTGCTTGGGAAGCCCTTGAGGTTGCTGGTTACGGCGGTTCTGCTCAGGGTTCTATTGGAGTTTATGCTGGCAGCAGCATGAGTAGCTACATGTTGAATCTTTATTCAAATCCTGATTTCACGGGATTAGAAGAAATGATTTCTTTGGGAAACGATAAAGATTCTTTAGCTACACGTGTTTCTTATAAATTAAACCTGAAAGGACCAAGCATTAATATTCAAACTTATTGTTCTACATCGTTGGTAGCTGTTCATTTGGCTTGCCAAAGCTTGCTAAATAGTGAATGTGATATGGCTTTAGCTGGTGGTGTATCAATACAAGTGCCACAAAAAGCTGGGTACTACCATCGACAAGAGGGTATTTTATCACCTGATGGGCATTGCCGCGCCTTTGATGCTAAAGCACAGGGAACTATTTTTGGTAACGGTTTGGGCATTGTGGTTTTGAAAAGATTAGAGGATGCCATTGCTGATGGCGACTTCGTTCATGCTGTTATTAAAGGTTCGGCTATAAATAACGATGGGTCTTTAAAAGTTAGTTACACAGCGCCGAGTGTGGATGGTCAAGCTAATGTAATTTTAGAGGCTTTATCTGCCGCTGGAGTAGAGCCAGATACTGTCACTTATATAGAAACTCACGGAACTGGAACATCTATAGGAGATCCGATTGAAGTCACAGCACTGACACAGGCTTTTCGCGCCAGAACACAAAAGAAAGGCTTCTGTGCTATTGGTTCTGTAAAAAGCAATATCGGGCATCTGGATAGAGCAGCTGGTATTTCAAGTCTTATTAAAACTGTCCTAGCCCTTAAACATAAACAAATACCTCCTAGTTTGCACTTTGAGCAGCCTAACCCTCAGATAGATTTTGATAACAGCCCTTTTTACGTCAATAGCACACTTTCAGAATGGAAGGCAAATGGTACTCCTTGCCGTGCGGGAGTCAGTTCTTTTGGTTTTGGAGGGACAAATGCCCATGTGGTACTTGAAGAAGCCCCTGCTGTTGAACCATCAGGTCCTTCTCGTCCCTGGCAGTTGTTGTTGCTCTCGGCTAAAACCGATACAGCTTTGGAAAGTGCAACAACCAATTTGGCTGCTTACCTCGAACAGCATCCAGATATTAACCTAGCTGATGTTGCTCATACGTTGCAAGTGGGTCGCCGAGGTTTCGACCACCGACGGATGCTGGTTTGTCAAGATATTAACGAGGTAGCGATCGCACTTAATTCCCTGGATGCAAAACAAGTTTTTACAAGCTTCATAGAACCGAAGGCTCGACCTGTAGCGTTTATGTTTTCAGGGCAGGGAGCGCAGTACGTTAATATGGCTCAAGAACTTTACCAGACTGAGCCGACATTTCGCAAGCAGGTGGATATTTGCTCGGAACTCCTCAAACCCCACTTGGGGCTTGACCTGCGCCATGTGCTGTACCCAAGCGAAGAACGCGCCGAAGAAGCTGCACAGCAAATTAAACAGACAGCTATTGCACAGCCAGCGTTGTTTGTGATTGAGTACGCTTTGGCAAAGTTATGGATGGAATGGGGAGTGCGTCCCCAAGCGATGATCGGTCACAGCATCGGTGAATATGTTGCAGCGTGTCTGGCAAATGTTTTCTCCTTAGAAGATGCCCTAACCTTGGTGGCTGCACGGGGACAGCTGATGCAACAACTGCCCTCAGGGACAATGCTTTCCGTTCCCCTTCCATTCGAGAAGGTGCAAACCCTCTTGGGCAATGAACTCTCTTTAGCTGCGATTAACGGACCGAGCTTTTGCGTAGTTTCAGGGATCGCTGAGGCTGTAGAGGCATTAGAGAACCACCTAGCCGAACAAGGTGTGGAGTGTCGCCGTCTGCATACCTCCCATGCCTTCCATTCAAAAATGATGGACCCCATACTTGGGTCATTTACTGAGCAGGTCAAAAAAGTTAAGTTAAAGCCCCCACAAATTTCCTACACATCCAACGTCACGGGCACTTGGATTACTGCGGCACAAGCAACAGATCCAAACTATTGGGCAAACCATTTGCGCTCCACAGTACGTTTTGGTGAGGGTGTGCAACAGTTATTAAAAGAACCGGAGCAAATTTTGCTGGAGGTTGGACCGGGACAGACATTAAGCACATTAGTCAGACAGCATCCAGATAAGAGGAACCAGCAAGTAGTGCTTTCGAGCTTACGCCATCCGCAAGATCGCCAATCGGATGTAGCATTTTTGCTTACTACATTAGGCAAGCTCTGGCTTAGTGGCGTACAGGTAAATTGGTCGGGATTTTATCACCATGAGCAGCGTCATCGCCTCCCCTTGCCGACTTATCCTTTTGAGCGCCAGCGTTACTGGATTGAACCACAAAAACAAGCAAGCGCTGTCAAGAGTAATGTAGAAATGTTGTCTTCAACGTCTGTACCACATAAAAAGCCAGACATTGCCGACTGGTTCTACATTCCCTCCTGGAAACGTTCCCAGCTCGTCGCCCCTAAATTAGGTGAGACACCAGTTCGATCGAATACACTTGTATTTATCGATGAGTGTGGCTTGGGTGTCCAATTGGTGAAAAAACTTGAATTTGAGGGACACGATGTCATTACGGTGAAGGTTGGGTCAGAGTTTACTAAGTTGAGCGATCGCCTATATACTCTAAATCCCAGACAAAGTAATGACTACCATGCCTTGCTCAATGAATTGCGGGCACTGGGCAAAATTCCACAAAAGATTGTTCATTTATGGAGTGTCACACCGAACAGTGAAGCCGAATCAGGACTGCAATCGGTTGACACAGCTCAAGATTTAGGATTTTACAGTCTATTGTTTTTAGCACAAGCCCTTGGCAAACAAACTGTGAATGATAAGCTGCAAATCGCGGTTATTTCCAACAATATGCAGGAAGTGACAGGCGTTGAGGTGCTGTGTCCAGAGAAAGCAACTATACTTGGACCTGTTAGGGTCATAGCGCAAGAATACCCAAACATAAACTGTTGCAGCATTGATGTTGTCATTCCTTCAACAGAAAGTTGGCACGAGGAAAAACTCACCTTGCAGCTGCTGACGGAACTTACAACCACTACTAGCGATCGGGTAATTGCTTATCGTGGTCTTCATCGCTGGGTGCAAACTTTTGAGCCAGTTCGATTGGATAAATCCAGCGCAGCGACATCACAGTTAAGGGAAGGTGGAGTCTATTTGATTACAGGTGGACTTGGAGGCATTGGACTTGTGCTAGCGGAACATTTTGCTAAGACTGCACAAGCCAAACTTATCCTAATAGGACGTTCAGCTTTGCCCACCAGAGAGGAGTGGGAACAATGGCTTGCTAGTCATGACGATCAAGATAGCGTGAGCCGCAAAATCCGGAAAATTGAAGAACTTGAAGTGCTAGGTGCTGAAGTTTTGGTGGTCAGTGCAGATACAAGCAATCAGCAACAAATGCAACAAGCTATTGCTTTGGCAAAAGACCGATTTGGTCAGATTAATGGAGTAGTCCACGCCGCAGGAGTTCCTGGAGGCGGCGTAATTCAAGGTAAAACCCCGGTTGATGCAGAGAAAATTTTAGCACCTAAAGTGAAGGGTACGCTAATTCTCGATTCTATCCTCAAGGATATTCAGCTGGATTTCTTTATCCTTACATCATCAACTACTTCAATTTTAGGAGGATTTGGGCAGGTAGACTATGCTAGTGCAAATGCCTTTCTTGATGCCTTTGCTCACTACAAAAATTCCAAACCTGGTACTTTCACTGTATGTACCAACTGGGATAATTGGCAAGAGGTGGGGATGGCAGTAAACACAGCGTTGCCACTCGAACTCCAAAAATTGCGTAGTGAGATTCTTCAACAAGGAATATTGCCGGATGAGGGCGTAGATGCCTTAAGCCGCATTTTGGAAAGTAAATTGCCTCAAGTTGCGGTATCAACTAGAGATTTAGGGATTCGAGGTGAGTGGGAGAATGCTTCAAAAACACTATCTTTCTTGGAACCGTTAGATAAAACTATCCCATCCAAACCAGCACATCCAAGACCTGAACTCAGCAATGCTTATGTTGCTCCCCGCAATGAGATGGAGCAAACTATTGCTAACATTTGGCAACAACTGCTTGGAATTGAGCAAGTGGGCATTCACGACAACTTCTTTGAGTTAGGGGGACATTCCTTGCTAGGTACTCTAGTGATTTCTCGGGTACGCGAAACCTTCCAAGTTGAGTTGCCCGTGCATAGCCTATTTGAGGAGTCTAGTGTGGCAGGACTCGCCAAGCATATAGAGAGAATTCGTTCAATAGCACAACAGATACGTGCTCTCCCCGTTGAGATGGTGAACAACCGAGAGGAGATAGAATTATGA